One stretch of Nicotiana tabacum cultivar K326 chromosome 18, ASM71507v2, whole genome shotgun sequence DNA includes these proteins:
- the LOC107823909 gene encoding uncharacterized protein LOC107823909, with amino-acid sequence MVDFDGEKIRNICILAHVDHGKTTLADHLIASSGGGVLHPKQAGKLRFMDYLDEEQRRAITMKSSSIGLKYKEHSINLIDSPGHMDFCSEVSTAARLSDGALVLVDAVEGVHIQTHAVLRQAWIEKLTPCLVLNKIDRLIVELRLTPLEAYNRLQRIVHEVNSIVSAYKSEKYLSDVDSLLSAPSELVEDENPEFIEDDEEDTFQPQKGNVAFVCALDGWGFTISDFAEFYASKLGASSSALQKALWGPRYFNVKTKMIIGKKGLSSGSKARPMFVQFVLEPLWQVYQAALEADGAREMLEKVIKSFNLSIPPRELLNKDPKAVLQSVLSRWLPLSDTILSMVVKYMPDPISAQSFRISRLLPKREFLDNGASPDLLFEAELVRKSVESCNSSPDAPCVVFVSKMFAIPSKMLPRGEMLDDSGNGDSDECFLAFTRVFSGVLHAGQKIFVLSALYDPLKEESLRKHVQEAEVQSLYLMMGQGLTPVASAKAGNVIAIRGLAQHILKSATLSSTLNCWPLSSMVFQVSPMLKVAIEPSDPADMGALIKGLRLLNRADPFVEVSVSARGEHVLSAAGEVHLERCIKDLKERFAKINLEASPPLVSFKETIEGDTANPLENLKLLSRSSEFLEKATPNGRCVVRVRVMKLPTALTKLLDENCDLLGDIIGGKSLQACRSLETLRGNIVEDKNPIEALKKRLIDAVESDSSTGFAETEEDRIDKCKKMWQKFLKRIWALGPRQMGPNILLTPDVKGKSDDVSVLIKGSPHVSEKLGFMGDSDYSGTSPESSTSVDQTLLREAENLESSILSGFQLATAAGPLCDEPMWGLAFVIEAYISPLAMPPNDSDAPPVPQPEQYGMFPGQVMTVVKDACRAAVLQRKPRLVEAMYFCELNTPHDQLGNTYSVLNRRRAHVVNEEMQEGSSLFTVHAYVPVAESFGFADELRRKTSGAASALLVLSHWEALPQDPFFVPRTEEEKEEFGDGASVPHSIARKLMDSVRRRKGLPVEEKVVQHATKQRTLARKV; translated from the coding sequence atggtggattttgatggtGAAAAGATCAGAAATATATGTATACTTGCTCATGTGGATCATGGCAAGACCACATTGGCTGACCATTTGATTGCTTCATCTGGTGGTGGTGTGCTTCACCCGAAGCAGGCTGGTAAGCTTAGGTTTATGGATTATTTAGATGAGGAGCAGAGGCGGGCGATTACTATGAAGAGCTCTTCGATTGGACTTAAGTATAAGGAACATTCAATTAATCTTATAGACTCTCCTGGTCATATGGATTTTTGTAGTGAAGTTTCAACTGCAGCCCGTTTGAGTGATGGCGCTTTGGTATTAGTGGATGCTGTGGAGGGTGTTCACATTCAGACCCATGCTGTTTTGCGACAGGCATGGATTGAGAAGCTTACCCCATGTCTTGTTTTGAATAAGATTGATAGGCTGATTGTTGAATTGAGATTGACTCCGCTTGAGGCATATAATCGACTGCAGAGGATTGTTCATGAGGTGAATAGTATAGTGAGTGCCTATAAGTCTGAAAAGTACTTGTCGGACGTGGATTCTCTGCTCTCTGCCCCATCAGAACTCGTGGAAGATGAAAATCCAGAGTTCATAGAGGATGACGAAGAGGACACTTTTCAACCCCAGAAGGGAAATGTTGCATTTGTCTGTGCCCTAGATGGATGGGGCTTTACTATTAGTGATTTTGCCGAGTTTTATGCTTCAAAACTGGGTGCAAGTTCGTCTGCCTTGCAGAAGGCATTATGGGGACCTCGGTATTTTAATGTCAAGACAAAGATGATTATAGGTAAAAAGGGACTTAGTAGTGGAAGTAAGGCTAGGCCCATGTTTGTGCAATTTGTTCTTGAGCCACTTTGGCAGGTTTATCAAGCTGCACTGGAAGCTGATGGGGCCAGGGAGATGCTTGAGAAAGTTATTAAGTCTTTCAATTTGTCTATACCTCCCCGTGAACTTCTAAACAAGGATCCTAAAGCTGTGCTTCAATCTGTGTTGAGTCGCTGGCTTCCACTGTCTGATACAATATTGTCTATGGTTGTTAAATACATGCCTGATCCTATATCTGCTCAGTCTTTCCGTATATCTCGGTTGCTTCCAAAGAGAGAATTCTTGGATAATGGCGCCAGCCCTGATTTGCTTTTTGAAGCGGAACTTGTGAGGAAATCTGTGGAGTCCTGTAATTCTAGCCCCGATGCACCTTGTGTTGTCTTTGTTTCTAAGATGTTTGCTATTCCATCAAAAATGCTTCCGCGCGGTGAGATGCTAGATGACAGTGGAAATGGTGACTCTGATGAATGTTTCCTTGCATTTACCCGGGTCTTTAGTGGGGTTCTTCATGCCGGACAGAAGATTTTTGTGCTCTCAGCATTGTATGATCCATTAAAGGAAGAATCACTGCGGAAGCATGTGCAGGAAGCCGAGGTGCAGTCTTTGTATTTGATGATGGGTCAAGGATTAACGCCGGTGGCATCAGCAAAGGCTGGTAATGTCATAGCTATCCGAGGGCTTGCCCAGCATATATTGAAGAGTGCGACTCTTTCATCTACATTAAATTGTTGGCCTTTATCAAGTATGGTTTTCCAAGTTTCACCCATGCTTAAAGTTGCAATTGAACCATCTGATCCTGCGGACATGGGTGCACTTATTAAAGGGTTGAGGCTTCTAAACCGAGCGGACCCTTTTGTTGAGGTTTCTGTTTCTGCCAGGGGTGAGCATGTTCTTTCTGCAGCAGGTGAGGTGCACCTCGAGAGATGCATTAAAGATTTAAAGGAGAGATTTGCAAAGATAAACTTGGAAGCCTCTCCGCCCCTTGTATCCTTCAAAGAGACTATTGAAGGTGATACCGCTAATCCCTTAGAAAACTTGAAGTTACTGAGCCGCAGCTCTGAGTTTTTGGAGAAAGCTACTCCAAATGGAAGATGTGTTGTTCGAGTGCGCGTTATGAAGCTTCCAACAGCATTGACGAAGCTGCTCGATGAAAATTGTGATCTGCTTGGGGACATCATTGGAGGTAAATCTTTGCAGGCTTGTAGAAGCTTGGAAACTCTTAGAGGTAACATTGTAGAAGACAAGAATCCAATTGAAGCACTCAAGAAACGCCTCATAGATGCTGTGGAGAGCGACTCTTCAACTGGATTTGCTGAGACGGAAGAGGACAGGATTGATAAATGTAAAAAGATGTGGCAAAAATTCTTAAAGAGGATCTGGGCGTTAGGGCCTAGACAGATGGGTCCCAACATTCTCCTTACTCCAGATGTGAAAGGAAAGAGTGACGATGTGTCTGTTCTTATAAAGGGTTCGCCTCATGTATCAGAAAAATTGGGCTTTATGGGTGACTCTGATTATAGTGGTACATCACCTGAATCATCAACCAGTGTGGATCAGACCCTCCTACGAGAAGCTGAGAATCTTGAAAGCAGTATTTTATCTGGATTCCAGTTAGCTACGGCAGCTGGCCCTTTGTGTGATGAGCCAATGTGGGGTTTGGCATTTGTTATTGAGGCCTACATATCTCCATTGGCTATGCCACCAAATGATAGTGACGCGCCGCCTGTTCCACAGCCGGAACAGTATGGGATGTTCCCTGGACAGGTTATGACTGTTGTGAAGGACGCGTGCAGGGCTGCTGTTCTCCAGAGAAAGCCGCGGCTGGTGGAAGCCATGTACTTTTGTGAGCTGAACACCCCACATGACCAGTTGGGCAACACTTACTCAGTTCTTAATCGGAGGCGTGCCCATGTGGTGAATGAAGAAATGCAGGAAGGTTCTTCCTTGTTCACTGTGCACGCGTATGTGCCAGTTGCAGAAAGTTTTGGATTTGCTGATGAGTTGAGAAGAAAGACTTCAGGAGCTGCAAGTGCGTTACTCGTTCTCAGTCACTGGGAAGCCCTTCCACAGGACCCTTTCTTTGTACCTAGGACCGAGGAGGAGAAGGAAGAATTTGGAGATGGTGCCAGTGTGCCGCACAGTATAGCAAGAAAACTCATGGATTCTGTGAGACGGAGGAAGGGTCTTCCGGTAGAGGAAAAAGTAGTACAGCATGCAACAAAGCAGAGGACTTTGGCTCGCAAGGTGTAG